The genomic region CTGCTGGTGGTGGCGACGGACCCGGTACGGGACGCGGCCGAGGCACGGCTGCGGGCGATCGGCCAGGGCGGCAAGCTGGCCGGTTGGCTGGCGAACAGCGGTACCATGAACCGATTGACTTGATCGACCAACTCTGCCTGATGCAGAGCTGGCGCGACCGTATGGCGGTCGTGGCACCCTCGTCGTGGTCCCGCGCAGTTGTCCAGCTTCTCTGTGACATGCGTTCTGCCCGCCGAGGCGGCCCGGCATCTACCGCAGTTCCGCGCAAGAGGACAGCTCTCGGCAGCTCCCGTACGCATTGCCTCCCGCATGCCGTACCCGCAGGGGAGCGCCACCAGGCGGCAGAAAGGCAAGGCCGTGGTGTCCACGGTCTCCGAGGCCCGTCCGGGATACGGGCAGTTGTTGCGTACGCCGGGCGCCTGGACGTTCCTGCTGCCCGGCTTCGCCGCGCGGCAGCCCTTCGCCATGCTGACCATCGGCATCGTGCTGCTGGTGGACCACACGACGGGGTCGTACGGCAGCGCCGGTGTGGTCGCCGCGGTGAGCGGTGTCTCCATGGCGCTGTTCGCACCGCAGAGCGGCAAGCTCGCGGACCGGTTCGGGCAGCGCGCCGTGCTGTTCCCCGGCGTGATCGTCCACGCGGTGTCGGTGAGCGCCCTGGTGGTGCTGGCCCTGGCGGGCGCGCCCCTGTGGGCGCTGTTCCTCGCCGCGGTGCCGACCGGTGCGTCCATTCCGCAGATCGGCCCGATGGTCCGGTCCCGCTGGGCGGTGAAGCTGGAGGGGTCCCCCCTCATGTCGACCGCCGCGGCCTTCGAATCGGTGACGGACGAATTCACCTTCGTCATAGGTCCGGTGCTGACCACCGCGCTGTGTACCGGGATCCACCCGGCGGCCGGTCTGGTCACCGAGGCCGCACTGACCCTGGTCGGCGGTCTGGTCTTCGCGGCGCAGCGTCGCACCCAGCCCGCCGTCGGCGCCCGGGTCGCGGGCCAGCCGCGCGTGAAGCACGCCTCCGCCCTGTCCGTACCGGGTGTGCGGGCGCTGGCCATCGCCTTCCTGGGGATCGGGGCGGTCTTCGGCGGAATGCAGGTATCGCTCACCGCGTTCACCGAGGAGATCGGCCGACCCGGGATGAACGGTCTGCTGTACGGGATCTTCGCCGCGGGCAACATGCTCGCGGGGATCGCCTGTGGGGCCATCGCCTGGAAGACCGGTCCGAAGAACCGCTTGCTGATCGCCTACACGGCGCTGGCGCTGACCGCGTCCGGGCTCTGGGCGATGCACACGGCGCCGCTGATCGCCGGGCTCGGACTGCTGGTGGGACTCTGCATCGCGCCCGCCCTGATCAGCGGATACACGCTGGTGGAGAAGCTGGTGCCGGCCACGGCCAGGACCGAGGCCTTCACCTGGCTGACCGGATCGGTGGCGCTGGGACAGGCCGCGGCGGTCTCGGTGGCCGGGCAGCTGGCCGACGCGTACAACGCGAGCACCGGATTCCTGGTGCCGATGGGCGGCACGGTGCTGGCCCTGATCACACTGCTGGCACTGCGTTCCCGGCTCACCCCGAAGGGCGCGGAGCCGGTGTCGGGCACGGCGTTCGCGGAGGCGGGAGCCGGGTCCGCGGGAACGTCGGAAGCACGACGGACGAGCGGGACCGAGCGTGGGATCGGTCACCGCGTGCCGGTCTCGGTGGACTGATCCAGCGGAATGCGTCACTATAGAACGTCGTTAGCACTCACTGAGTGAGAGTGCCAGGAGGAGCAAGTGCCGACCTATCAGTACCAGTGCACCGAGTGCGGCGAGGGCCTTGAGGCGGTGCAGAAGTTCACCGATGACTCCCTCACCGTGTGCCCGAACTGCGAAGGACGCCTGAAGAAGGTGTTCTCGGCGGTGGGCATCGTCTTCAAGGGCTCGGGCTTCTACCGGAATGACAGCCGCGGAGCCTCGTCGAGCAGCACGGCGGCTTCCGCGAAGCCTGCCGGGTCGTCCTCGTCGGGGTCCTCGGGCTCCTCGGGTTCCGATTCGAAGGCGGGCGCTGCCAAGTCGTCCGACTCGTCGTCGGCTTCCGCGTCGTCGGCGTCGTCCTCGGCTTCGTCGTCCTCTTCCGCGTCGAGCAGCTCTTCGAGCGGCAGCTCGGCCGCCTAGGACCTGTCCGGGAAGTGCCGTCCCCGTACTGCTCCTCGTATTGCCCGTACTGCTCTCGCCAGTACTTCTTTCCCTAGGACCCTGCCGTCACCGACGGTGGGGCCTTAGGCGTTTCCGGTGCCCCGGATAGTGTGACCGGCATGGCGAACGCGGCGAATGCAGAGATCGGTGTCATCGGCGGCTCGGGGTTCTACTCCTTCCTGGAGGACGTGACCGAGGTCGAGGTGGACACCCCGTACGGGAAGCCCAGCGACTCCCTCTTCCTCGGCGAGATCGCCGGGCGGCGGGTCGCCTTCCTTCCCCGGCACGGACGCGGCCACCATCTGCCGCCGCACCTCATCAACTACCGCGCGAACCTCTGGGCGCTGCGGTCCGTGGGCGTACGGCAGGTGCTCGGCCCGTGTGCGGTGGGCGGGCTGCGGCCGGAGTTCGGACCGGGCACGCTGCTCGTTCCCGACCAGATGGTGGACCGTACGAAGGCGCGTACGCAGACGTACTACGACGGTCACGCCCTGCCGGACGGCAGCAGGCCGAAGGTGGTGCACGTCTCGCTGGCCGACCCCTACTGCCCCGCAGGGCGCCGGGCCGCCCTCGCGGCGGCGCGTGGCCGGGACTGGGAGCCGGTGGACGGCGGGACGCTGGTCGTCATCGAGGGACCGCGCTTCTCGACCAGGGCCGAGTCGCGGTGGCATGCGGCGATGGGCTGGTCGGTGGTCGGCATGACCGGGCACCCCGAGGCGGTTCTCGCCCGTGAACTGGGGCTCTGCTACGCGTCGATGACGCTGGTGACGGACCTGGACGCGGGCGCCGAGGCGGGCGAGGGGGTC from Streptomyces sp. NBC_01267 harbors:
- a CDS encoding MFS transporter codes for the protein MSTVSEARPGYGQLLRTPGAWTFLLPGFAARQPFAMLTIGIVLLVDHTTGSYGSAGVVAAVSGVSMALFAPQSGKLADRFGQRAVLFPGVIVHAVSVSALVVLALAGAPLWALFLAAVPTGASIPQIGPMVRSRWAVKLEGSPLMSTAAAFESVTDEFTFVIGPVLTTALCTGIHPAAGLVTEAALTLVGGLVFAAQRRTQPAVGARVAGQPRVKHASALSVPGVRALAIAFLGIGAVFGGMQVSLTAFTEEIGRPGMNGLLYGIFAAGNMLAGIACGAIAWKTGPKNRLLIAYTALALTASGLWAMHTAPLIAGLGLLVGLCIAPALISGYTLVEKLVPATARTEAFTWLTGSVALGQAAAVSVAGQLADAYNASTGFLVPMGGTVLALITLLALRSRLTPKGAEPVSGTAFAEAGAGSAGTSEARRTSGTERGIGHRVPVSVD
- a CDS encoding S-methyl-5'-thioadenosine phosphorylase: MANAANAEIGVIGGSGFYSFLEDVTEVEVDTPYGKPSDSLFLGEIAGRRVAFLPRHGRGHHLPPHLINYRANLWALRSVGVRQVLGPCAVGGLRPEFGPGTLLVPDQMVDRTKARTQTYYDGHALPDGSRPKVVHVSLADPYCPAGRRAALAAARGRDWEPVDGGTLVVIEGPRFSTRAESRWHAAMGWSVVGMTGHPEAVLARELGLCYASMTLVTDLDAGAEAGEGVSHDEVLKVFAANVDRLRTVLFDAVAGLPAENARECLCSHALDGVDTGIELP
- a CDS encoding FmdB family zinc ribbon protein, with product MPTYQYQCTECGEGLEAVQKFTDDSLTVCPNCEGRLKKVFSAVGIVFKGSGFYRNDSRGASSSSTAASAKPAGSSSSGSSGSSGSDSKAGAAKSSDSSSASASSASSSASSSSSASSSSSSGSSAA